One Bos javanicus breed banteng chromosome 9, ARS-OSU_banteng_1.0, whole genome shotgun sequence DNA window includes the following coding sequences:
- the PM20D2 gene encoding xaa-Arg dipeptidase: MRPGEERPVEGGACASVSDLELLKLRAAECIDAAAERLGALSRAIWSEPELAYEEHHAHGVLTRFFQSETPAGSWAVQPHYQLATAFRAEWGSPGGWAAPRPLHLGFLCEYDALPGIGHACGHNLIAEVGAAAALGVKGALESLAGLPLPVKVIVLGTPAEEDGGGKIDLIEAGAFKNLDVVFMAHPSQENAAYLPDVAEHDVTVKYYGKASHAAAYPWEGLNALDAAVLAYNNLSVLRQQLKPTWRVHGIIKNGGVKPNIIPSYSELIYYFRAPSMKELPVLTKKAEDCFRAAALATGCTVEINGGAHDYYNVLPNKSLWKAYVENGKKLGIDFISEDAMFSGPSGSTDFGNVSFVVPGIHPYFYIGSNALNHTEQYTEAAGSQEAQFYTLRTAKALAMTALDVIFKPELLERIREDFRLKLEEEKF; the protein is encoded by the exons ATGAGACCCGGAGAGGAGCGGCCGGTGGAAGGGGGTGCCTGCGCCAGCGTCTCCGATCTGGAGCTGCTGAAGCTGCGCGCGGCGGAGTGCATCGACGCGGCGGCCGAGCGCCTGGGGGCCCTGAGCCGCGCCATCTGGAGCGAGCCCGAGCTGGCCTACGAGGAGCATCACGCCCACGGAGTGCTGACGCGCTTCTTCCAGAGCGAGACCCCGGCCGGGTCGTGGGCCGTGCAGCCGCACTACCAGCTGGCCACGGCCTTCCGCGCGGAGTGGGGGTCGCCGGGGGGCTGGGCGGCACCGCGCCCGCTGCACCTGGGCTTTCTATGCGAGTACGACGCGCTGCCCGGCATCGGGCACGCCTGCGGCCACAACCTGATCGCCGAGGTCGGGGCGGCGGCCGCCCTGGGCGTGAAGGGGGCCCTGGAGAGCCTCGCCGGACTGCCTCTGCCGGTGAAG GTAATTGTCCTGGGAACCCCTGCAGAGGAAGATGGTGGTGGCAAAATTGATTTAATTGAAGCCGGGGCTTTCAAAAATCTTGATGTTGTTTTTATGGCCCATCCATCTCAAGAGAATGCTGCTTATCTACCTGATGTTGCTGAACATGA TGTGACTGTGAAGTACTATGGTAAAGCGTCTCATGCTGCTGCTTATCCCTGGGAAGGGCTGAATGCATTAGATGCTGCTGTCCTCGCTTACAACAATCTGTCTGTGTTAAGACAGCAACTGAAaccaacctggagagttcatg GTATAATAAAAAATGGTGGTGTAAAACCCAATATCATTCCCTCTTATTCTGAGTTAATCTATTACTTCCGTGCACCCTCAATGAAAGAACTTCCAGTTTTGACCAAAAAGGCAGAAGATTGCTTCAGAGCTGCAGCTTTGGCTACTGGGTGCACA gTGGAAATTAACGGTGGAGCACATGATTATTACAATGTTCTTCCCAATAAGAGTCTGTGGAAAGCTTatgttgaaaatggaaaaaagctGGGAATAGACTTCATTTCAGAAGATGCTATGTTCAGTGGCCCTTCAG GATCTACCGattttggaaatgtttctttTGTGGTTCCCGGGATTCATCCATATTTTTACATTGGGTCTAATGCCTTGAATCATACAGAACAATATACTGAAGCTGCAG GATCACAAGAAGCTCAGTTCTACACTTTGAGAACAGCCAAAGCTCTGGCAATGACTGCATTGGATGTTATTTTTAAACCAGAGTTGCTGGAAAGAATCAGAGAGGACTTCAGATTGAAACTAgaagaagaaaagttttaa